One genomic segment of Helianthus annuus cultivar XRQ/B chromosome 14, HanXRQr2.0-SUNRISE, whole genome shotgun sequence includes these proteins:
- the LOC110905950 gene encoding probable mitochondrial saccharopine dehydrogenase-like oxidoreductase At5g39410 produces the protein MAEVQQPAYDMIIFGETGFAGKYIIREALKFLGTQSSPLKTLALAGRSYSKLSEALKWASNSTSHSTIPLLIADTSDPHSLLHMASQAKLVLNCVGPFLLHGDPVVAACVEAGCDYLDICAETEFMETMEVVYHEKAVKKGSLVVSACGFDSIPAELGYLFNSRQWVSPAVPNQVETYLSLESEKKVVVNFGTLESLVWREVYDNKLVELHGPRPKRTLPQIPGSEGSLIEHQKKIGLWAMKLPSADATVVRRTLSMLIDNPTGLQGVDETPKQAEKRVAYWSKIKLVHFGVKIATKSLIGILIIIASGLSIGLLGRFTISKWLLINFPSVFSLGVFRKNSPTEDEIVSASFKMWFVSCGSSGANKKLDTEIITRVMGPDIAYVTTSIIFVQCALTILRQRGDL, from the exons ATGGCAGAAGTTCAACAACCCGCTTACGACATGATCATCTTTGGAGAAACTGGTTTTGCAGGCAAGTATATAATCCGAGAAGCCCTCAAGTTTCTCGGTACACAAAGCTCGCCCTTAAAAACTTTGGCATTAGCCGGTCGAAGCTATTCGAAACTCTCTGAGGCCCTAAAATGGGCTTCCAATTCGACATCTCACTCTACCATCCCCCTCCTCATCGCTGACACATCTGACCCACACTCTCTCCTACACATGGCCTCACAAGCTAAGCTCGTGCTCAACTGTGTTGGCCCTTTTCTCCTGCATGGTGACCCTGTGGTTGCTGCATGTGTCGAAGCGGGCTGCGATTACTTGGATATTTGTGCTGAAACGGAGTTTATGGAGACTATGGAAGTTGTTTACCATGAGAAGGCGGTTAAGAAGGGTAGTttggtggtttcggcttgtgggTTTGATTCGATTCCGGCTGAATTGGGGTACTTGTTCAACTCCAGGCAGTGGGTTTCTCCGGCTGTGCCGAATCAGGTTGAAACTTACTTGAGTCTTGAATCAGAAAAAAAGGTGGTGGTTAATTTTGGGACGCTTGAGAGTTTGGTTTGGAGAGAAGTTTATGATAATAAGTTGGTGGAGTTGCATGGGCCAAGACCGAAAAGGACACTACCACAA ATACCTGGTTCTGAAGGATCACTCATAGAGCATCAAAAAAAGATCGGACTTTGGGCCATGAAACTCCCATCCGCTGATGCCACTGTTGTTAGAAGAACCCTCTCCATGCTTATAGATAACCCCACTGGTCTTCAAGGAGTCGATGAAACTCCAAAACAAGCAGAGAAACGTGTTGCTTATTGGTCGAAAATCAAACTTGTTCATTTTGGAGTAAAGATTGCCACTAAGAGTCTTATAGGAATCCTCATTATCATTGCATCTGGGTTGTCAATTGGGCTGTTAGGAAGGTTCACTATCTCGAAGTGGCTCTTGATAAATTTCCCATCGGTTTTCAGTCTAGGGGTTTTCAGGAAGAATAGTCCAACTGAGGACGAAATAGTCAGTGCAAGCTTTAAGATGTGGTTCGTGAGCTGTGGGTCAAGTGGTGCGAACAAAAAGCTTGATACAGAGATTATAACGAGAGTTATGGGGCCGGATATTGCGTACGTGACAACTTCGATTATTTTTGTTCAATGTGCACTCACTATTTTGAGGCAACGAGGAGATCTGTAG